Within the Pseudomonadota bacterium genome, the region ACTGTTGAAGAAGAAATTGCCGAACGTGCCCGGCTGTCGCTGGATAGAATGCTTGAAATATGACAAATTCCTCAAAATTTCTCTAACCACCGAGGGGATTCTGCTCAATAACCCCTTGGAGGCGGCAGGGGTTTTTCGGTTAAAAGAAAGCGCTTTTTTCTGTGAACGCGGAGATCTCAGTGTTTAAAATCCCGCCTTTGCCCTTGGTAAAAAAAATGAAAATCTATTTAGACAATAACGCAACAACGCCGGTGGATTCCCAGGTCATTGAGGCAATGCTGCCGTATTTCGATGTGCGGTTCGGCAATCCATCAAGCGGGCATCGGTTTGGTGAGACTGCAAGACTTGGAGTTGAAAGGGCACGGGGCCAGATCGGCGCTTTGATGAACTGTCATCCCGATAGATTGATTTTTACAAGCGGCGGCTCGGAAGCAAATAATCTGGCTATTTTCAGTGCGGTTCATGCCGCTCCTGGAAAAAAACATATCATTGCCTCGGCAGTTGAACATGCATCGGTTCTGGAACCCCTGCGCTATCTGGAAAAACAACATGGCTATACGGTAGAGTTGCTGCCGGTTGATGAAAAGGGCGGACTCAGCCTTGAAAATCTGGCCCTTGCAATAAAAAGCGACACGGTCCTTGTATCCCTGATGGCAGCCAACAATGAAACCGGAGTGATCTGGCCGCTGGAGAAAATCAGTGCCATCTGCATGGAGAAAAACGTTTATTATCACTGTGATGCGGTTCAATTGATCGGTAAGGCGGCGCTGGATCTAACAGCTCTGCCCATTGATTATCTGGCCGTTTCCGGACATAAACTGCATGGACCCAAAGGTGTCGGGGTGCTGTATGCGAAAAGAACCGCGCCGCTTTCACCAATAATCCATGGAGCCGGGCAGGAGAAGGGCAACCGGGCTGGCACGGAAAATGTCCCGGGCATTGTCGGCCTTGGCATGGCATGTGAGCTTGCAGGAGAGCACCTGGGTATCTTTGAAAAAGAGGTTTCCGTGCTTCGGGACCTGCTCGAAAATGAAATCAAAACAAGAATTGAAGATGTGATGATTAATGGCGCGGGTATGCCGCGTCTTATAAATACCAGCAATATCAGCTTTCAATATTGTTCTTCTGCGGCCCTGATCCAGGAGCTCGACGAAAAAGGTATCGCGGTTTCGGCGCATTCTGCCTGCCAGAGCGGCGACCTTGATCCTTCCCATGTGTTGGCTGCCATGGAGATCCCGGAAACTTATCTGCACGGAACGCTCAGGATAAGTTTGAGCAGAATGAATAGCCGGGCAGACGTTGATGCCCTGCTGGAAATCCTTCCGGCCATTGTTGCAAAGCTCCGAAAAGGGTTTGCTCTCTAAATCAGCAGTTCAGAAAGGCCCTGACGCGTGGCACTCTCCGTCAACCGAGACAAACTCAAGATCAGGCAGGATAAGACAGGTGAGCCTGCCGCCGTAGACCGAACCGGTATCAATGCCGATTTTGTTTTGTTGGATGAATGGCTCCTTGAATGGTGTATGTCCGAAAATCACTTTTTTCCCGAAATCGTAATCAGACTGAATAAACGAACTTCTTGACCAGAGCATCCAGTCGGATGATTGCTGGGTGAGGTGGACGCCAGGCTTGAGGCCTGCATGGACATATATATAGGAGTCATCCTCCCAGTAAAAGTGTAGTTCTTTCAGAAACGAAAGGTGTTCGGGGGGGATGTGTTGCTGTGGTGCTTTGTACGGGGGGGCCGCCCCATAACTTTGTAATGTCGGGACTCCGCCGAATTCAAGGAAAAAACTCTTTTTTTCACCATCTAGAAATTTAAGAAAGGAAAGCTCGTGGTTGCCCATAAGGGTCACGACATTGTCATGCCGGGCCTGAAGCAAGAGGATTTCATTGATTACTTCTTTTGAGTCTGGTCCTCTGTCAATATAGTCGCCAAGGAAGATGATGGTGTCGTTGTGGATGTCCGGTTTGATATTATCAAGGAGCTGTAGCAGGGATCTGTGGCAGCCGTGTATGTCACCGATTACATATGTTCGATTCATAAGACTGAGTTGCGTCGTCCGGAAAGTAAAGGCCAAAAAACAGGATTCTCTAAAATATTTTTATAGATCATTTTACTTATAAAAACAATAAGGTATAATGATTATCATTTCGTAGGTGGATGTTTCGGTAACATGGAGCCAATTGTTTCATTTTTTGTTGTTCTAAGATTTCCTTGAGCGTATACTGCTTCCTTTGTGAAGTGTAACTGCAAATCAATTTTTTAATAAAGCGGAAGGTTACTGTGATTTCAAGCAAAAGGGTAAGAAAGACGATTCTATTGATCAGTATTTGCTGCTTTTGCGGCCTTTTATGTGCTGAATTTTTGGCCGCCGAAGAAGCCCCTGCGAAGATTGAACCTTCTCAGTCGGCAGTGAAAATTTCGGACAAGAGCAGTTATATCATTGGGCTTGCAGACCGTCTGGAGGTTCAGGTATGGAAGGAAGAATCTCTTTCCCGGATGGTTACTGTGAGGATCGACGGCAGGATTTCATTGCCGCTGGTCGGAGATGTCGATGCTGCCGGTCGGTCTCTTGAAGGATTGACCGAGGTTTTGAAGGAGAAGTTGTCCAAGGTTGTATCTGAGCCGGCAGTTACGGTGATCCTCATAGAAAGTAGAGGTCAGCGATACTACGTGGTCGGCAAAATCAACCAGCCTGGTGAGTTCACAATCGATTTTCCTTTAACTATCCTGCAGGCCATCGCCCGAAGCGGCGGATTTCTTGAATGGGCCGAAAGGGATGATGTGGTTGTGGTGCGAAGGGAAAACGGCAAGGAAACGTTTCTGAGGTTTGATTATGATGCTTTTATCAAAGGAAAAAATCCCGGCCAGAATATTTTGATTAAACCCGGAGATACGATTTTAGTGCCTTGATCGAAGGGCGCTTACATGTTGTCAGTGTAATGAGAAATTCTGTTGATACTTTTAATCCGACGGCTCCCGATAATAATTCTGGTAATTGAAACGATTCTGTTGTTGCCATGCATGGCCAATAGCCGAGAGATAACTCTGGGCGGCAGTGTTTCGGTGAGACAGGATTACGATTCCAACTATTTCCGGACCAAAGAAGATCCTGAATCAGTCTGGACAACGGTTTTATCGCCGGGGGTGGATATTTCTGTTGTCGGTATAAAGGACAGCTATATTCTTCATTATACGCCTGAGTATTCCATAAACCAGCGAACCGACGAATACGAGATTGATCACCGCCTTTTGTTTACTGCCCAGAGGCAATTTACGTCAGGATTGTCCGGTTCAGTCAACGAGACGTTTACCCGTTCGAATCAGCTTGATAATGAGAGTGCCGCCCTGCTATCCGACAGAAGGGGGCGTAGTCGATTCTGGATAAATTCTGCTGATGTTTCCGCTAATTACAGTTATGGAAATGGAAGTTTTCTGGGTTTGGGGTATGCAAACCAGATTTTTGACGAAGAAGAAGAGGATGATAATGATTACGAGAAGCATACCCCATCGGCTAGCATAAGACAGCAATTGACTCGCAACTGGGGGGCCAGGCTGGGTTATTCATTTATCCGGGGTGATTTTGAACAATCAGTTGACCTGTCATCCCATCAATCCAATGTGACGGTTGATTATCGCACCTCTGACACCGCCCTCTATTATATGCAATACAGTTATGCGAAAGCCGACTATGAAGAGGAGCTTGACGATTATTCGACCCAGAATATTACGGTTGGATTGGAATATGAACTCGGCAAGGGCACAAACGTCAATGTTTCAGGTGGCAGATATTTTCTTACGAAAGATTTAACCTCTGACGCACAAGGTTACAGTTATGCGCTTGATTGTGCGAAAACATTTCCAAACGGGTCGCTTTCACTCCGGGGTCGAGGCGGCATGGATGAGCTGCAATTTAATGGAGAAGCGGACGGCCTTTCAAAATTTTGGGAAATGAATCTTGCGTTTACCTATTCATTAATTCGGAACCTGTCCGTTGGCATGAATAGTTTTTTTAGAAATGATAGATTATTAG harbors:
- a CDS encoding aminotransferase class V-fold PLP-dependent enzyme — encoded protein: MKIYLDNNATTPVDSQVIEAMLPYFDVRFGNPSSGHRFGETARLGVERARGQIGALMNCHPDRLIFTSGGSEANNLAIFSAVHAAPGKKHIIASAVEHASVLEPLRYLEKQHGYTVELLPVDEKGGLSLENLALAIKSDTVLVSLMAANNETGVIWPLEKISAICMEKNVYYHCDAVQLIGKAALDLTALPIDYLAVSGHKLHGPKGVGVLYAKRTAPLSPIIHGAGQEKGNRAGTENVPGIVGLGMACELAGEHLGIFEKEVSVLRDLLENEIKTRIEDVMINGAGMPRLINTSNISFQYCSSAALIQELDEKGIAVSAHSACQSGDLDPSHVLAAMEIPETYLHGTLRISLSRMNSRADVDALLEILPAIVAKLRKGFAL
- a CDS encoding serine/threonine protein phosphatase; amino-acid sequence: MNRTYVIGDIHGCHRSLLQLLDNIKPDIHNDTIIFLGDYIDRGPDSKEVINEILLLQARHDNVVTLMGNHELSFLKFLDGEKKSFFLEFGGVPTLQSYGAAPPYKAPQQHIPPEHLSFLKELHFYWEDDSYIYVHAGLKPGVHLTQQSSDWMLWSRSSFIQSDYDFGKKVIFGHTPFKEPFIQQNKIGIDTGSVYGGRLTCLILPDLEFVSVDGECHASGPF
- a CDS encoding polysaccharide export protein, with amino-acid sequence MISSKRVRKTILLISICCFCGLLCAEFLAAEEAPAKIEPSQSAVKISDKSSYIIGLADRLEVQVWKEESLSRMVTVRIDGRISLPLVGDVDAAGRSLEGLTEVLKEKLSKVVSEPAVTVILIESRGQRYYVVGKINQPGEFTIDFPLTILQAIARSGGFLEWAERDDVVVVRRENGKETFLRFDYDAFIKGKNPGQNILIKPGDTILVP
- a CDS encoding outer membrane beta-barrel protein, with amino-acid sequence MILLIRRLPIIILVIETILLLPCMANSREITLGGSVSVRQDYDSNYFRTKEDPESVWTTVLSPGVDISVVGIKDSYILHYTPEYSINQRTDEYEIDHRLLFTAQRQFTSGLSGSVNETFTRSNQLDNESAALLSDRRGRSRFWINSADVSANYSYGNGSFLGLGYANQIFDEEEEDDNDYEKHTPSASIRQQLTRNWGARLGYSFIRGDFEQSVDLSSHQSNVTVDYRTSDTALYYMQYSYAKADYEEELDDYSTQNITVGLEYELGKGTNVNVSGGRYFLTKDLTSDAQGYSYALDCAKTFPNGSLSLRGRGGMDELQFNGEADGLSKFWEMNLAFTYSLIRNLSVGMNSFFRNDRLLDQDSDRNEDSFGAGLSFNYSFQKWYSVRLGYNYRQLDAEVVDDSYEDHAVVLGITGKYDIWHW